In a single window of the Leptospira sanjuanensis genome:
- a CDS encoding SDR family oxidoreductase, producing MKLSGNTILITGATSGIGLELAKRFAGLGNTVLALGRNKDSLSKLSSVPGIETIRCDLTKPSDFEKLVSTIRKKYSSLNILINNAGIQYNPDFSKDPDQTEFIQKEIDTNLTIPVRLISVLIPVLKTHSESAIVNVTSGLALVPKRSAPLYCGTKAGLHMFTEALRYQLEGTNIKVIEMLPPQVDTPMTAGRGKNKLTTSALADEFIAALEKNRTYIGIGVVKYLGVALRLFPSLIYRMIKNA from the coding sequence ATGAAACTTTCTGGAAATACGATTTTAATCACCGGCGCGACTTCCGGAATCGGTTTGGAACTTGCAAAACGATTTGCGGGTTTGGGAAATACGGTTCTTGCTTTGGGAAGAAACAAGGATTCCCTTTCTAAGTTATCCTCCGTTCCCGGGATCGAAACGATTCGATGCGATCTCACCAAACCGTCGGACTTCGAAAAACTCGTATCGACGATCCGTAAAAAATATTCTTCGCTTAATATTTTGATCAACAACGCGGGCATTCAATACAATCCGGATTTTTCCAAAGATCCGGATCAAACGGAGTTTATCCAAAAAGAAATCGATACGAATCTAACGATTCCGGTCCGATTGATTTCGGTTTTAATTCCGGTTTTAAAAACGCATTCCGAATCGGCGATCGTAAACGTAACATCGGGGCTGGCGCTCGTTCCGAAACGATCGGCACCGCTTTATTGTGGAACCAAGGCCGGCTTACATATGTTCACCGAAGCGCTCCGTTACCAACTCGAAGGAACCAATATCAAAGTGATCGAAATGCTTCCGCCACAGGTGGATACTCCGATGACAGCGGGCAGGGGAAAAAATAAACTGACCACTTCCGCCCTTGCGGACGAGTTTATCGCCGCGCTTGAAAAGAATCGAACGTATATCGGAATCGGCGTCGTAAAGTATTTAGGAGTCGCACTCCGACTTTTTCCTTCTTTGATTTATAGAATGATTAAAAACGCATAA
- a CDS encoding DUF1304 domain-containing protein — MILAARILAGIVGALHVWIFLMESVLWMKPTIHRRFGVTDKKLAEAMKGVFLNQGFYNLFLAIGALYGAIFFELHASYAPAIMIFSCLSVFGAGTVLFASKPSMARAAIIQGLPPLIAIVLIGIAVSGG, encoded by the coding sequence ATGATTTTAGCCGCAAGGATTTTAGCCGGTATCGTAGGTGCACTTCACGTATGGATTTTTCTTATGGAAAGCGTTCTTTGGATGAAACCGACAATTCACAGACGTTTCGGAGTTACGGATAAAAAGTTAGCGGAAGCGATGAAAGGGGTCTTTTTAAACCAAGGTTTTTACAACCTGTTTCTTGCGATCGGAGCGCTTTACGGGGCGATTTTTTTCGAACTTCACGCAAGCTACGCGCCGGCGATCATGATCTTTTCCTGTCTTTCGGTTTTCGGAGCCGGCACGGTTCTATTCGCTTCTAAACCTTCAATGGCACGGGCTGCGATCATTCAAGGATTACCGCCTTTGATCGCGATCGTTTTGATCGGAATAGCCGTTTCCGGCGGATAA
- a CDS encoding proton-conducting transporter transmembrane domain-containing protein: MSLLVLNGIGAAVLFLILLAYILAPTRGQRQIAMWSFLMILCVGLTFAAWNLEGFALQWVLIEATTFTGALLVSSSRTSKSFPIAWKFLLINSFGLGIAFLGIIIVTATLHGIDHPVEVLAGKLSEHPENLWIEIGLWLAIFGYSAKLGLFPNHVWVVDTYGESPSQISALIASFVPVAVSYALRPFIHMDHQLYPTTFSAADGLLILGVITMLQSIVALYQRNDLRMMTAKVALFHSGAIGIFLWMDLPDPVFNFVMAGNIVLKSVLFLTMGIVRMDAGKRELSKIFLSDSINKKALALYTASLFVAFVLPGSPIFVNDLLLLKVGWTQGQWFVITVPFLGLIFFGVLLYKTVPLFNLEDRPFAKEFAGTLQIRMTNSLLLFIMVLALGIWGFYHLLQGEF, translated from the coding sequence ATGAGTCTTCTCGTTTTAAACGGAATCGGAGCCGCGGTTTTATTTCTGATTCTGCTCGCATATATTTTGGCGCCGACTCGGGGACAAAGACAGATCGCAATGTGGTCTTTCTTGATGATCCTCTGTGTCGGATTAACGTTTGCCGCATGGAACCTGGAAGGTTTTGCGCTTCAGTGGGTCTTGATCGAAGCGACCACGTTTACGGGTGCGTTGCTCGTGTCTTCGAGCAGAACGTCCAAATCGTTTCCGATCGCTTGGAAATTTCTTCTGATCAACTCGTTCGGATTGGGGATCGCGTTTTTAGGGATCATCATCGTAACGGCTACGTTACACGGTATCGATCATCCCGTCGAAGTGTTGGCGGGTAAATTATCCGAGCATCCCGAAAATCTGTGGATCGAAATCGGGCTTTGGTTGGCGATCTTCGGTTACTCAGCAAAGCTCGGACTTTTTCCGAATCACGTTTGGGTCGTCGATACGTACGGCGAAAGTCCGAGTCAAATCTCCGCATTGATCGCATCCTTCGTTCCGGTCGCGGTAAGTTACGCGCTCCGACCGTTCATACACATGGATCATCAGTTGTATCCGACCACGTTCAGCGCGGCGGACGGTTTGTTGATCCTCGGTGTTATCACGATGTTGCAGAGTATCGTCGCGTTGTATCAAAGAAACGACTTGAGAATGATGACCGCGAAAGTGGCTCTCTTTCATAGCGGTGCAATCGGAATTTTTCTTTGGATGGACCTTCCGGATCCGGTGTTCAACTTCGTAATGGCCGGAAACATCGTGCTGAAATCCGTTCTCTTTTTAACGATGGGAATCGTGAGAATGGACGCGGGTAAACGCGAACTCAGCAAGATCTTTCTTTCGGATTCGATCAACAAAAAGGCGCTCGCGCTTTACACTGCATCTTTGTTCGTCGCGTTTGTTCTTCCCGGTTCTCCGATTTTCGTGAACGATCTTCTGCTTTTAAAAGTGGGTTGGACGCAGGGTCAGTGGTTCGTGATTACCGTTCCGTTTTTGGGATTGATCTTTTTCGGAGTGCTGCTCTACAAAACGGTTCCTCTTTTCAATTTGGAAGACCGGCCTTTCGCAAAGGAATTTGCCGGTACGTTGCAGATCCGTATGACCAACTCACTTTTACTTTTTATCATGGTGTTGGCTCTCGGTATCTGGGGATTTTACCACCTACTGCAAGGAGAATTTTGA
- a CDS encoding NADH-quinone oxidoreductase subunit B family protein, with translation MKVIFEVLNILRPAKTMNYKKVSPLNPNARGIPIPVLASNESCLSCKSCEQVCPTHSLKIISKDKMSFDYGACLQCGRCSEFCSEGKIVDSGFVHVYSTDREALKVTYTNGIPDERQEVETEEVKQFRKATKKTGFQFREVAASGNNTTEAEINASFNALFDAEASKIRVVASPKHADALVYSGPVGPNMEGPLDTAWETMPSPKALVAAGSEAVSGGLFKLGKLPKEPDLFIGGDPPRPDVIVSAFRYLMGTREFSFRAELSKFVQNLRETK, from the coding sequence ATGAAAGTTATATTCGAAGTACTGAATATTCTTCGTCCCGCAAAGACGATGAACTACAAAAAGGTATCCCCTTTGAATCCGAACGCGCGGGGGATTCCGATTCCCGTGCTTGCATCCAACGAGTCCTGTCTTTCCTGCAAATCCTGCGAACAGGTTTGTCCGACTCATTCCCTCAAGATTATTTCTAAGGATAAGATGAGTTTCGATTATGGGGCTTGTCTTCAGTGCGGAAGATGTTCGGAATTTTGTTCCGAAGGAAAGATCGTCGACTCCGGTTTCGTTCACGTTTATTCCACCGATCGCGAGGCTTTGAAAGTCACTTACACGAACGGCATACCGGACGAAAGACAGGAAGTTGAAACCGAAGAGGTGAAACAATTCAGGAAGGCTACCAAGAAAACCGGATTTCAATTCAGAGAAGTCGCCGCCAGCGGAAATAACACGACCGAAGCGGAAATCAACGCGAGCTTTAACGCGCTCTTTGACGCCGAAGCCAGTAAGATTCGAGTGGTCGCATCTCCGAAACACGCGGACGCGCTCGTATATTCCGGACCGGTCGGACCGAATATGGAAGGGCCGCTGGACACCGCTTGGGAAACGATGCCTTCTCCGAAGGCGCTTGTCGCCGCCGGATCGGAAGCGGTTTCGGGAGGACTTTTTAAACTCGGTAAACTTCCGAAAGAGCCGGATCTATTTATCGGCGGTGATCCTCCTAGACCGGACGTAATCGTATCCGCATTCCGTTATCTGATGGGAACGAGAGAATTCTCCTTTCGAGCGGAATTATCCAAGTTCGTTCAGAATTTAAGAGAAACAAAGTAG
- a CDS encoding GlxA family transcriptional regulator gives MDVVILLIPGAPASVITGLCEFFEFAGIDLENRRKPPICRVRTAAIQSEPVQLHGNVQIKPDIVGRCEKTDLVIVPAVGPNVFNLKRRCGFEIEWLKDASTKADRIASVCSGAFLLAATGLLDGLSATTHWQFASFFRRMFPSVRLDINKLVIDQGKFLTSGGSNAFYDLSLHVLEQSLGREVALKCAKHFLLDSDRISQTPFMTFATQKHHDDQPIATAQDILENEFNTAISMESLAQRVGISSRSLKRRFKEATGEPPSTYLQRLRIEWARRRLEETGDSIEEVSYAVGYENVGFFRVLFKRYIGTTPLEHRRRHSLKLLPARLK, from the coding sequence ATGGACGTTGTCATTTTGCTAATTCCGGGAGCTCCGGCCTCGGTCATTACCGGTCTTTGCGAATTTTTTGAATTCGCAGGAATCGATTTGGAGAATCGGCGTAAGCCTCCCATCTGCCGTGTTCGGACCGCGGCGATTCAATCGGAACCGGTTCAACTTCATGGAAACGTTCAGATCAAACCCGATATAGTCGGTCGTTGTGAAAAGACCGATCTTGTGATCGTTCCCGCCGTTGGGCCGAATGTTTTCAATCTCAAACGTCGATGCGGATTCGAAATCGAATGGCTGAAAGACGCTTCTACGAAAGCGGATCGAATCGCGAGTGTTTGTTCCGGAGCGTTTCTACTTGCGGCTACCGGATTGTTGGACGGGTTGTCCGCGACGACTCATTGGCAGTTCGCTTCTTTTTTTCGGAGAATGTTTCCGTCCGTTCGTTTGGATATCAATAAGTTAGTGATCGACCAAGGTAAATTTCTGACTTCCGGAGGCAGCAACGCTTTTTACGATTTAAGTCTTCATGTTTTAGAACAATCTCTTGGAAGAGAGGTCGCCCTTAAATGTGCGAAACATTTTCTTCTCGATTCGGATCGAATTTCGCAAACTCCGTTTATGACCTTCGCTACGCAGAAGCATCATGACGATCAACCGATCGCGACCGCGCAGGACATTCTCGAGAACGAATTCAACACCGCCATTTCGATGGAATCTCTTGCGCAAAGAGTCGGTATCAGTTCCAGAAGTTTAAAAAGAAGATTCAAAGAAGCGACGGGAGAACCTCCTTCAACGTATTTACAACGCCTTCGCATCGAATGGGCGAGAAGACGTTTGGAGGAAACGGGAGATTCCATTGAAGAAGTAAGTTATGCAGTGGGTTATGAAAATGTGGGTTTCTTTCGAGTTCTTTTCAAGCGTTATATCGGAACCACGCCGCTTGAACATCGGCGACGTCATTCGCTTAAGCTTCTTCCGGCTCGACTTAAATGA
- a CDS encoding ABC transporter ATP-binding protein → MNRNTNLNSSTETVIDVKNVVKRFKNTVAVNDLSLQIVKGEFVALLGPNGAGKTTLIEMLEGIQKPDGGSISILGTTWKQNETFLRSKIGLALQETRFMDRITVQETLDLFGTFYKSKKERINEILELINLEEKRKAYVSNLSGGQRQRLALGVSILNYPEILFLDEPTTGLDPGARRDVWKILDRLRENKTTMILTTHYMEEAETLCERIIIMDKGKILDQGSLSDLLGRTDGGEIIRFSMEDGSNPESWIPEKGRYKFFWDQAKSEARIYVSAIADYLPGLMQAIGSSGKKLNTLECHKKTLDDLFLSMTGRGLEG, encoded by the coding sequence TTGAACCGGAATACAAATCTTAATAGTTCTACGGAAACCGTGATCGACGTCAAAAACGTGGTCAAACGATTTAAAAACACGGTCGCGGTCAACGATCTAAGTCTTCAAATCGTTAAGGGAGAATTTGTCGCTTTGCTCGGACCGAACGGCGCCGGTAAAACGACCTTGATCGAAATGTTGGAAGGAATTCAAAAACCGGACGGCGGCTCGATTTCGATTCTCGGAACGACTTGGAAACAAAACGAAACATTTCTACGATCCAAGATCGGTTTGGCGCTTCAGGAAACGCGTTTTATGGATCGGATTACGGTCCAGGAAACCCTCGATCTTTTCGGGACTTTTTACAAAAGTAAAAAGGAAAGAATCAACGAGATTCTCGAATTGATCAATCTCGAAGAAAAACGAAAGGCGTACGTCAGCAATCTTTCCGGCGGTCAAAGACAACGGCTTGCGCTCGGAGTTTCCATATTAAATTATCCTGAAATACTTTTTTTGGACGAGCCCACAACCGGACTGGATCCCGGAGCGAGACGGGACGTTTGGAAAATTCTCGATCGTCTTCGCGAAAACAAAACCACGATGATTCTCACCACACATTACATGGAAGAGGCTGAGACGCTTTGCGAACGGATCATCATCATGGATAAAGGAAAGATTTTGGATCAGGGATCGCTTTCCGATCTTCTCGGCAGGACGGACGGAGGAGAAATCATCCGGTTTTCCATGGAAGACGGTTCTAACCCCGAATCTTGGATTCCCGAAAAAGGAAGATATAAATTTTTCTGGGATCAAGCGAAGTCCGAAGCGCGAATTTATGTTTCCGCGATCGCAGATTATCTTCCCGGATTGATGCAGGCGATCGGCTCATCTGGTAAAAAATTAAACACGTTAGAATGTCATAAAAAGACATTGGACGATCTTTTCTTGAGTATGACCGGAAGAGGGTTGGAAGGATGA
- a CDS encoding fructosamine kinase family protein: MVIKAGLEEAICEGLERLGILNSGQKPRVTFHSSSLNEIYLATVPNHSFAVKVIKNRDMAETEKESLEQLYRIGVRVPECYGIVQAGNAWLLVMDFVESGSASGTREDLIRSLKLLYRKDSNSWGWKRNNFIGTLPQKNRWHPTFSEFFWESRLTTQLELASSRKLITTKDFENVRDVFEKFTEEWNLNQAKPRLIHGDLWSGNILTGKNGHSYLIDPSIAFSHPEQDLAMLNLFGSSLNLEEMQQILSSCGIDDPDHLKDRIPFWQMYPILVHINLFGPSYLSSLRQILRYYGKS, encoded by the coding sequence GTGGTTATCAAAGCGGGTTTAGAAGAAGCGATCTGCGAAGGCTTGGAAAGGCTCGGAATTTTAAATTCCGGTCAAAAACCGAGAGTGACCTTTCATTCCTCCAGCCTCAATGAAATCTATCTCGCTACCGTTCCGAATCACTCCTTTGCGGTTAAGGTCATCAAAAACCGCGATATGGCGGAAACCGAAAAAGAATCCCTGGAACAACTTTATAGAATCGGCGTAAGAGTTCCAGAATGTTATGGAATCGTACAAGCGGGGAATGCCTGGTTGTTGGTTATGGATTTCGTCGAATCGGGTTCTGCCTCGGGAACCCGCGAGGATTTAATCCGAAGTCTAAAACTTCTCTACCGCAAGGATTCGAATTCCTGGGGATGGAAACGGAATAATTTTATAGGAACCCTTCCGCAAAAGAATCGATGGCACCCGACCTTTTCCGAATTCTTTTGGGAAAGTCGCTTAACAACGCAGCTCGAGTTGGCTTCTTCCCGAAAACTGATTACGACGAAGGATTTTGAAAACGTAAGGGATGTATTCGAAAAGTTTACGGAAGAATGGAATCTCAATCAGGCAAAACCCCGTTTGATTCACGGAGACCTTTGGTCCGGAAATATTCTGACGGGCAAAAACGGACATTCGTATTTGATTGATCCTTCGATCGCATTCTCTCATCCCGAACAGGATCTTGCGATGTTGAATCTTTTCGGAAGTTCTTTGAACTTGGAGGAGATGCAGCAGATTCTTTCTTCGTGCGGGATCGACGACCCGGATCATTTAAAGGATCGAATTCCTTTTTGGCAGATGTATCCGATCTTAGTTCATATTAATCTTTTCGGTCCTTCTTACCTTTCCTCACTTCGACAAATTCTGCGTTATTACGGTAAGAGCTAA
- a CDS encoding glycosyl hydrolase family 18 protein, whose translation MSIFRILTVLSLFVGNALWAQETSNHWNYVLFTTIETRSSSYWTEILSKSHTISYTGNTILSDGTLKAARLPQDFVSLSKNYKIRLIPLITAVSKNGSSFLKSNATIEVAIRNIIDVLHSNPHLAGIHLDIESIPKSEIASYKQFLRILKKRFSKDRVITIAVFPQIDFPNPNYVIHSDLFQEKAIDEFVLMSYDYHSPQTSPGPVTSLSLTKKNLEFLSERIDPSKLWLGLPLYGYFWNRNGKVRILTQKDLQNENNDLEIEKHEDGFLILKNSSGTGAITDLKTLEKYKELVRSFRLKGTAFWRIGF comes from the coding sequence GTGAGCATCTTCAGAATTCTTACCGTACTATCCTTGTTTGTCGGAAACGCACTTTGGGCTCAGGAAACATCGAATCATTGGAATTACGTTTTGTTTACAACGATAGAAACGCGTTCATCCTCTTACTGGACGGAGATTCTCTCCAAATCACATACCATTAGTTATACAGGGAATACCATATTATCAGATGGGACGTTGAAAGCGGCGAGGCTGCCGCAAGATTTCGTATCTTTATCGAAGAATTATAAAATTCGACTGATTCCTCTGATCACGGCCGTTTCTAAAAACGGTTCGAGCTTTCTTAAATCGAATGCGACGATAGAAGTTGCGATTCGGAATATCATCGATGTCTTACATTCAAATCCGCATTTAGCGGGAATTCATTTGGACATAGAATCCATTCCTAAATCGGAAATCGCTTCGTATAAACAGTTCCTGAGAATCTTAAAAAAACGTTTCTCCAAGGATCGGGTAATCACAATCGCTGTTTTTCCGCAGATCGACTTTCCAAATCCAAACTATGTGATTCATTCCGATCTCTTTCAAGAAAAAGCGATCGATGAATTTGTACTAATGAGTTACGATTACCATTCTCCGCAAACGTCACCTGGTCCGGTGACTTCCTTATCTCTTACGAAAAAGAATCTGGAATTTTTATCCGAACGAATAGACCCTTCTAAACTCTGGTTAGGGCTTCCTTTATACGGTTATTTTTGGAATCGAAACGGTAAGGTAAGAATTCTCACACAAAAGGATTTACAAAACGAAAACAACGATCTCGAAATCGAAAAGCACGAAGACGGTTTTTTGATTTTAAAGAATTCGTCCGGAACCGGCGCCATCACCGATTTAAAAACATTAGAAAAATATAAAGAACTGGTTCGATCGTTTCGACTCAAAGGGACCGCGTTCTGGAGAATCGGTTTTTAA
- a CDS encoding quinone-dependent dihydroorotate dehydrogenase, with amino-acid sequence MLSSFLRQAAYSTFLKPFFHSLDPETAHDLAKTLLGISNKLPGILPMIELTTSYKSDRLKTKVAGIEFENPLGMGAGFDKTGELYPFLSRMGFGHVEIGTITGQGQPGNPKPRVFRYPEDQALINRMGFNNPGADLAEKTISSQKKRKIRGINAGKTKIVPEEKAIEDYVYTLKKLSPYGDYAVINISSPNTPGLRNFQKQENFVSLIQGIRNGLGENFKIPLFVKFAPDMETKDLEALLETSLSLKLNGVILTNTTIDKSSLKRYPNVEKEGGLSGLPLKKRSTEFVRVAYQILKGRIPIIGVGGIDSGKAALEKILAGADLIQIYTGYIYQGPFLPLRILEFLDQFLKKQDLKSVSDLVGKEKELRFDSK; translated from the coding sequence ATGCTTTCTTCTTTTCTTCGACAAGCCGCCTATTCGACGTTTCTGAAACCGTTCTTTCATTCTTTGGATCCCGAGACCGCACACGATCTTGCAAAGACGCTTCTCGGGATCAGCAATAAGCTTCCCGGCATTTTACCTATGATCGAATTGACGACTTCGTATAAAAGCGATCGTTTAAAAACGAAGGTTGCTGGAATCGAGTTTGAAAATCCGTTGGGAATGGGCGCGGGTTTTGATAAAACGGGAGAACTGTATCCGTTTCTTTCTCGCATGGGTTTCGGTCACGTCGAAATCGGAACGATCACCGGCCAAGGCCAACCCGGAAATCCGAAACCCAGAGTGTTCCGTTATCCGGAAGATCAAGCTCTCATCAATCGAATGGGATTTAACAATCCCGGCGCGGACTTGGCGGAGAAAACGATTTCTTCCCAGAAAAAAAGAAAGATCCGCGGCATAAACGCAGGAAAGACGAAAATCGTTCCCGAAGAAAAAGCGATCGAAGATTACGTTTATACTCTGAAGAAGCTTTCGCCTTACGGCGATTATGCGGTTATCAATATCAGTTCTCCCAATACTCCGGGTTTACGCAATTTTCAAAAACAGGAGAATTTCGTTTCATTGATTCAAGGGATTCGAAACGGACTCGGTGAGAATTTTAAAATTCCGTTGTTCGTGAAATTCGCGCCCGATATGGAAACGAAGGATTTGGAAGCGTTGCTCGAAACCTCTTTGAGTTTGAAATTGAACGGCGTGATTTTGACGAACACTACGATCGATAAATCTTCCCTGAAGCGATATCCGAATGTGGAAAAGGAAGGCGGGCTTTCCGGCCTTCCTCTAAAAAAGCGATCAACTGAATTCGTTCGAGTCGCTTATCAAATTTTAAAAGGAAGAATTCCGATCATCGGAGTCGGCGGTATCGACTCGGGAAAAGCGGCGCTTGAAAAAATTCTCGCGGGCGCTGACCTAATTCAGATTTATACCGGTTATATTTATCAAGGGCCCTTTTTACCTTTGAGAATTCTCGAATTTTTGGATCAGTTCCTAAAAAAACAGGATCTAAAATCGGTGTCGGATTTGGTAGGAAAGGAAAAAGAACTCCGTTTCGATTCGAAATAG
- a CDS encoding hydrogenase large subunit, with protein sequence MRSVTGLYPRKGKKGYNRFWLTSDGVEHEVVEYSEKEAYEDTANPIWILRHSLGTDQGEEDYSSYDFERYISADRKTDVEKFVTKKGIKDLVYKGLKVPIPASHYSHAVGPIHAGVIEPGHFRFIVKGEEIRNLDIRLGFQKRGLIDLIKGKGPKDSLPYAEAVSGDSTIAYAIAFSRIFEEAQKITVPQELDFARLVLLELERIATHIGDMGAIAGDIGYYPLQGVCSLQRGVPLGVMEALTGNRFGRGALSPSKVLLRKNLNREKLNELAERIRSVTADVAGHFERAADASTNRERLQSCGVIRQKQVRHLGFIGMVEKCTGLNRDLRHLEKSYAFSSPISLDLNRDHMRGDAWARFYLRYEELKNSAQWLVEAIPKLEAALDVKTVKSAAKSAIKKGTYYSAVEGWRGPVLVSLDLDAEGTIEEAYIREVSVPNWHALELAVRGEYIGDFPLNNKSFNLSYVGVDL encoded by the coding sequence ATGCGCAGCGTAACGGGTTTGTATCCGAGAAAAGGCAAAAAGGGTTACAACCGCTTCTGGCTTACGAGCGACGGAGTGGAACACGAAGTCGTCGAATATTCCGAAAAGGAAGCTTACGAAGACACCGCGAATCCGATATGGATTCTCAGACATTCTCTCGGAACCGATCAGGGAGAAGAGGATTATTCTTCCTATGATTTCGAAAGATACATCTCCGCGGATCGCAAGACGGACGTGGAAAAATTCGTAACCAAAAAAGGCATTAAGGATTTAGTATATAAGGGATTGAAGGTGCCGATTCCCGCGAGTCATTATTCGCACGCGGTCGGTCCGATTCATGCGGGTGTGATCGAACCCGGACATTTTCGTTTTATCGTAAAGGGGGAAGAGATCCGCAATCTCGACATTCGCCTCGGCTTTCAAAAACGAGGATTGATCGACTTGATTAAGGGAAAAGGACCGAAGGATTCTTTGCCTTATGCGGAAGCGGTTTCGGGAGACAGCACGATCGCGTATGCGATCGCTTTCTCTAGAATCTTCGAGGAAGCGCAGAAGATCACGGTTCCGCAAGAGTTGGACTTTGCAAGACTCGTTTTGCTCGAATTGGAAAGAATCGCGACTCATATCGGAGACATGGGAGCGATCGCGGGCGACATCGGCTATTATCCGTTGCAGGGGGTTTGTTCTTTGCAAAGAGGGGTTCCTCTCGGAGTGATGGAGGCGTTGACCGGAAATCGTTTCGGAAGAGGGGCTTTGTCTCCGAGTAAAGTGCTTCTTAGAAAGAATCTGAACCGGGAAAAATTAAACGAACTCGCGGAAAGAATCCGGTCGGTAACCGCGGATGTTGCGGGACATTTCGAGCGCGCGGCAGACGCTTCCACAAACCGGGAAAGACTTCAATCCTGCGGAGTGATTCGACAAAAGCAAGTCAGACATCTCGGCTTTATCGGAATGGTGGAAAAATGCACCGGACTCAACAGAGATCTTCGTCATTTAGAAAAATCGTATGCGTTTAGTTCACCGATCTCACTCGACCTCAATCGGGATCATATGAGAGGAGACGCGTGGGCGAGATTCTACCTGCGTTATGAAGAATTGAAAAATAGCGCCCAGTGGTTGGTTGAAGCGATTCCTAAATTGGAAGCTGCGCTCGACGTAAAGACTGTTAAGTCCGCGGCGAAATCCGCGATCAAAAAAGGAACGTATTATTCCGCGGTGGAAGGCTGGAGAGGTCCGGTTCTCGTTTCCCTGGATTTGGACGCCGAAGGGACGATTGAAGAAGCGTATATTCGCGAAGTATCCGTTCCAAACTGGCACGCGCTCGAATTGGCGGTAAGGGGAGAATACATCGGAGACTTTCCGTTGAACAACAAATCCTTCAACCTGAGTTACGTAGGAGTCGATCTATGA
- a CDS encoding ABC transporter permease yields the protein MKQIFQLVGIQLKEFFREPGILFWAFLFPIAMAGVLGVAFAGQGSEEVKIAVLENSYQLEELKKMLSANDVQNPQNGFSGAVSEPTRNQEKNSSVSNPGSLPSLKFVILSKEDAIRDLKRGKLNVIVERTQDGTVHFSFDGENPNGQRDYLLLLSKIRSNETGFISKIERLESKGTRYIDYLVPGMIAMGVMNSCLWGVGWNLIEMRMKKLLRRMSATPMNKLYFLLSFFFTRLIVTAVESAILLGFTLSTFENALEGSIGAALLVYLSGNFAFACIGMFVGSRAAGSQVGNGLVNAVTFPMMVLSGIFFSYQNFPEAVLPFIRNLPLTLMADSLRAVFIEGAGFAFVLPAVLSLFVYGVIFLFAGIRIFRWS from the coding sequence ATGAAACAGATATTTCAATTGGTCGGCATTCAGCTGAAGGAATTCTTCAGAGAACCCGGAATTTTATTTTGGGCGTTTTTATTTCCGATCGCAATGGCCGGAGTTTTAGGAGTCGCTTTCGCGGGACAGGGCTCGGAAGAAGTTAAAATCGCAGTATTAGAAAATTCTTATCAACTAGAAGAACTTAAAAAAATGCTGAGTGCAAACGACGTTCAAAACCCGCAAAACGGTTTTTCCGGAGCGGTTTCAGAGCCGACTCGAAATCAAGAGAAAAATTCTTCCGTTTCCAATCCGGGCTCACTCCCTTCTTTGAAATTCGTGATTCTTTCCAAAGAAGACGCGATCCGCGATCTCAAACGAGGAAAGTTGAACGTAATCGTCGAACGAACTCAGGATGGAACGGTTCATTTTTCCTTTGACGGAGAAAATCCGAACGGACAGAGGGATTATCTTCTTTTGCTTTCCAAGATTCGATCGAACGAAACCGGTTTCATCTCCAAGATAGAACGATTGGAATCCAAGGGTACGCGATACATAGATTACTTAGTTCCCGGTATGATCGCGATGGGAGTGATGAACTCTTGTCTTTGGGGAGTCGGCTGGAATTTGATCGAGATGCGGATGAAAAAGCTTTTGAGAAGAATGTCCGCAACACCGATGAACAAGTTGTATTTTCTTCTCTCTTTCTTTTTTACGCGTTTGATCGTGACTGCGGTCGAATCCGCGATTTTGCTCGGCTTCACGCTTTCCACGTTCGAAAATGCGTTGGAAGGATCGATCGGTGCCGCGCTTTTGGTGTATCTTTCGGGTAACTTTGCATTCGCTTGTATCGGAATGTTTGTCGGATCGAGAGCCGCCGGTTCTCAAGTAGGAAACGGTCTCGTGAACGCTGTGACGTTTCCGATGATGGTTCTTTCCGGAATCTTCTTCTCCTATCAGAATTTTCCGGAAGCGGTTTTGCCGTTTATCAGAAATCTTCCTTTAACGTTGATGGCCGATTCGTTGCGTGCGGTTTTTATCGAAGGAGCGGGATTCGCTTTCGTCTTGCCGGCCGTGCTTTCGCTATTCGTATATGGAGTGATTTTTCTTTTTGCGGGAATTAGAATTTTTCGCTGGTCTTGA